The window ACAAGACTTCTCAAAATGCCTTCAGGAACAGTCAAGCAGATTTGCACAGACTAAAATTTTTCTCATTCATCTGTCGCTTTTTCATTGTTGACCAATGTGCAATCGGTCAACAAAAGGCAAATCGtagctaaataaaactttttaatactTCACATTCTTCCTGACAGAAGATGCTAATATTTTAAGTGCACAGAGAGATCAAGTGTGTATCTTGTAcaatttttactcatttaagtttttatgtaCTCTGAACTGCAAACAAGCAAACAGTACATAATTTAAGGTGTTTAAAATACGTTGATGAGGAAGCAATGCATCAGTCTTAAAATTCTTTATATTAACACCAGAGAGTAATGAAAGTAGAGCAGTTCCGTcttaaacattctttttttccatgcaatttgtttaaaaaggcttttcttttttccacatattACTTTGCTCTCTGTCTGGGGTGGATTTTAGTGaaggagaaacaggaagcagttaACATtccaaaaatcatttaaaagtcatttagaaatatttcttccatttgtgCAAAAGCTTTTCACATGCTTCAGGACTTCATACCTAAACACTTGAAAAGTGGCTTTCCCTGCAATGaattttaaattagtttgttttgctCCCATCTGAGGTAGATCAGCAGGGCTGCGATGACGTCAAAACATTTGGGTGGACGGCCAAAAGcatgcaaggaaaaaaaaaaaacacacacacacacacaaaaacaatacatttcagtgactttttttttcctctattcAAGATCAAGCTTTACTGACTACTGACATCCCTGATTGGTTTTTCTCCAACATCACTATGTTGTTGATTCGACTCATCTTTTGCCATGCCGCAGGCTCTCTTGATGTCCTTCGGGTGTTCAAAGACTGCCTGGACAAACTGACCGAACAGGCGCTCCATGTAGCTCTCCCCGCGAGGAAACAGACCCTCCAAGAAGGCAATGTGTCCGCCGTGAGCCGTCAGTAGCAGGGCAACGTTTGGCAGCGTCTGGACTATGGAGACTGGGAATGCTGCAAAAGCCGCAGAGACATTCAAAAAGGTCAGAGACAAGTTGCAAAGTTAGTAGGTCTGTGAGGATCTGACCTTCCTGTCATCTACTCACTACTCTGTGGAGAGAAAGGGTCATCAGCAGCATTGAGACACAGGATGGGTACAGCAGTGTGGGGGAGTTTCTTGGCTGGGCTGGCATCATGATAGTAATCGACACACGACTTGTAGCCAAACACATGTGAAGTGAAACGCTCGTCGAACTCCCGGATCGTTCGTGCCTGGAACAGAGAAAAGAATTAGACGACAGAGGACAGGAAAATAAACGCTCAAttcatgattttatttgcattccTCTCCACTTCCATTTCATACCTGTAAACACATCATTTCATAGCAATTTACTTTAATCATGgcaaatctgtttttatctgttatGGAGataaagtgtcataaagatgTTCAAATCTCAGGTATAATATGAATCAGCTGCATTGCACTCTAGACCTTTTtactttggttctggttctttgaACCGACAGACTCAAAAAGATAGATAAGAGGCccttttcaaactaaaataactgAGTGACCACCAGCTCATAAATATAAGACATTAGAGTCAACAGACTGCAAGTAAATATACTGtagaaaataacttaaaattgtTTCTTGTCAAAGCTGGTACAAAACCTTTCACACAGAAAGTCAGCCCCATTTGCTCTTCATCTCTTCTTCATTCACAAATTAACTTCTTTCATTTGTTAAAGAAGTGTAGGTTAAAAACCTACACTGCCAAAATCTATATTATAGTGTGCATTTGCACCAGTGCCATGTGAAAATTACACCAGTCTTTATATGTGAAATACATCTTATGAATGTTGCAGTCCAACTTAAACGccttatgaaataaaaaaaaaaacctgaagtgtATGGAGGAGTAAGACCACTGTAACGGTTTAATAGATTGTAAATGATTAAGATGAACAAGTCGTGATTGCAATTCCTCCCATTGACCACTAGAGGTCATACTAGAGAACAATGTCATGGTATGAGTTTCTTAGATGTTCACATCTAAAGCCACTTAGTCTCATCTGATCAAAACCCTTACCAGACTCCTCTCTTATGGTAAAATGAACACAAAGTCCTTACCTGGTCTTGTTTTTGACAACTGCTTTTTAATTATTGCGCTTAGAGTGACTAAAATAAGCTTATTAGAAATTCTGATCAAGTTAAAAAGTAATGTGCTATTTAAAACTACTTCAGTTACATTTGTTCATTAgcaaattcatgtttttctttatgtgggatttgtttttctcaacaaggcaaatgtgctaaaataaaagtagaatttttctacattttaaattatgataTGATGCTATGACATTAAAACAGGAACTTATATTCGTTACCAATAGTGTCAATATAAGAGAGGATGTTCAACGAGCCGTACCTTCAGGACATAGTCGACATCCACCACTTTCTCCAGAATCTTCCTGTGCCTGTAAGAAACAAggcaacatttagttttctaaTAAAATCTCAATCTACACACTTAACTGTGGTTAACTTGAATGTACAACAAACTGTGCAACCTGGTGACTTTTTGGCGCAGGCCATTAGTGAGGTGTTTATTGAAGAGAAGCCAGTTGAGAGGCTCCTCCATCGAGTCGGACGACTTCAGCGCATCCCAGGCGACGGAGATGGTGATGCCTGCCACCATTCCCGACTCTGTGCGCTTACGGGCCAGATAGTTTAACAATATCATTCTGCAGCGGAGAAGAAGGGCCGGAAAATAATTAGGATTAGGTCAATGAGATGCACTGAGCTGGTCGCCAACCACTCACCCTCCAAGAGAGACACCAGCACCCAGAACCGGAGCCTGAGGGTACAGGCCTTTCACATGCTGCACAACTTGCTCCAAATCTGAAGTGTTAGCAGCGCAGTAGGTCACTGGGGTCTGAAAGAGGCACGGATTCAAAGGAGAAGTGTTGGATTCACAGCTAAAAGGAGGGCCTTTATTCATCATCATTATTGCCATTATCACCATAATTATTGCCATTACTGGCAACTCTTACACTACAGTTGCTCTAGCAACACCCAGGGATGGTCATTCAACAACATTATTAAAACCAGTGTGCTAATAACAAACATCTAAATCCACAAAATGgtatctttttatatatatttaactcACTAAAATGGTAggatttgacaaaaaagaaaacgtaaTGTACAATTCACTAAATCATTCttgaaattatttgtattttctaacCATGTGAGTGAACTTTTGAAAAGGAAGATAAATGCatattgttttagaaaaaatatatttatggtatatattacaatttaaaaaatatcttctgaataaaaacattttatgtagtAGAACTACTTCAGAGCAATCACATTTATGAGCTACAAACATGGTTACATCTCCAGTACTGATCACTAAAACAGTGTCTCTGAGGTTCATATTACATACCAACAACTCTTCCCCTCCTACTCCTCTGTTGTTGAAGACCACACATCTGGAAAAAGAAGAATCAATACAAGGAAGTTAAGTCTGTAGGAcagttgaaattaaataaatatttccttagGATAGATTACTTTATCTATTTAATATTATTGTCTGAACAGAAACTAGTTTTGACAGCTCTCTGCAGACTTTTGGATGCTACTGGAGCCCCTTCGCACTTCCCCctgaaatttttcttttaattaaatatcaaattttcACATATTGGTAAcccttaatatttatttttacttcatgcAAATGAGACAGatttaaatgcttaatttttctAAACTGATCAAAGTAATCTGAAACTCTTAATTTGTCCATGACTTCCTGTGTGATGCAGAAGCCCATATGTATTATGATATTACATGTGTAATATATTTCTCGCGCCTACAAGAGActacttttcaaaataacattCCATTAAAATAAGGCAGACGTCTTGATTTTTCCGAAGTCACGAAATGGCTACACACAAGTTAGAACAATGATTAAAAAGAGACGGCTCAGGTTTAAACATGTGGTCAAACGCTACTGGGACTTGAGGAAACACAAATTTAACTTTCTTTATTTAGATGTGGTATGAAAACAACCTAATGCCCGCTGTTAAATGTGGTGGAGAATCCATGACGCTGCAGGCCCATTTCTCTTACATATTCCCTCGAGACCATGTCAAGAGGGCAACGTATTGTCAACTCTTTGAAAGATCAagacttttcaaataaaaatctggtggACTCAAGATTATTTTCTCACTCTTTTGAGTAAAtagattcaaataaatattgGCTTTTTTCTGAGTAAGATTATCCTACTTAGCAGCTAATTGAAAGCTTTTAGCACATCTTTTTCAGCTGCACCAAGGAGTGTATGGTGTATCTATCCctaattcttcttttttataaaaagcAGAAGCAAAGCTGACCTGTAACCCCGTCTTGTTGCCTGGCTAACAGCATGAAGCACGTAGGGCTGCTGGCTGTTCCCAGTCAGTCCGGGGAGGATGAGCACAGTAGGTCGCACGCAAGATTCAGGGTAGGTCTCACTCATATGATTGTCAACCCAGTCCAAGGAGATCTGACCACCATCTAGTGTACGAATCAACTcactgaaaagaaattaaagcaaaataaattaccaaaagtaaaaaaggaaatcaCATAAATAAAAGGCTTCCTCTTACTTGCGATAACAGACAGAGGGTCTGGATTTAAGGAGAGCACAGACCAGGGTCTGCACCCGCCCTCCCCAGCACCAGGGAGTGGGATGGAAGCGCTCAGCTACCACAGGACAGTGCTTTTTGAGGAATACACTAAAAGCTTCAGTACATATCAAGGCAGGAGTCTGAAAAGAAAGGGAGACCAAATAATctctgaaataaacagaaaaggtgttgacattaaaatcaaacaagaaTGTATGCAGCCATCAAGCATTATTAAGCCATAGCACATAGGGTCTTAGTGTTAATCAAATGTAAATAGTTGTAAAAGTAATCTGCACTTCTTAATTTCGAAATTTACCAGATTAAAGAATTACATACCtgagtttttcattatttatggAAAACACTATAAAAACAGCATCCTGCAGATTGTGAACATTTATACTACACGAACTCCataaaagattattaaaaaaataatttaaaaaaatgagcaaataatACATAACAAAGCAAAGTATATTTAGTGATGtcataaactaataaaaatcattattttgaagaatgaatagataaaataaattaaagcatgTTTAccgaggtaaaaaaaaaaaaaaaaaaagactgaatacAGAAAAGTAAAACCTATTTAACGCTGCAATAATGAGAGTGCGTTTAAAAGAGAACGAACgaattgaaagaaaacaatttttaaaaagtaacaatgGATAAACCcacattttggggaaaaaaacccataaaaatagaataagtAATAAAGCGCATATAATGTAGTTAATGTCAGCTAAGCTAGCGCTGTGACTGACCTCACACTTGCGGCCCCACAGATAGTATAGAGCAGCGGTCACTGAGCAGATGAACACCGTGTACGGCCTGGAAACAGACTCCCAGTATGTTCTCCACAGCTCCACACTGGATAAATACATGCCAGTGACCTATGGCTATCCTCCAGCACAAACCTAAAACCGCAGTGCCGACAGCGCTCGACACAACAAAGACCTGACAGAAAATGATTAAAGTAACCTCGGGGAACCTGCCTTCATCCCCACCAGCTACCGATCAAAGGTCGCTTCCCGATTTTCTTCAACCCCGACAAGTCCCATCAGTTATGACAGCGGCGAAGTCCACCAGCGGCCTTTATTGACCGGTATGTTCTCCGGGAAATGCCGCTTCCTGTCTGCCAGGCCATTACCGAAGTGTTTGAGTTTAAACCAACCAGAGTCTGCCTCTGATGGCGAGTCGTTTAGATCCCGCCTTCTTGCCTTCTTCTATCGACATCAAACTCAAAATGTGCTTGAGCGCCACCTCCAACGGTGTGGCGCTTTGCTGTAAGTGCATCTTTGTGATAGATTATCTAATCAATCGCAGCCTATCTAACAAGATCTATCTAACTCGCTTAAAAACTAGTTAAGCGAGTTTTTAACTCGCTTAACTAGTTAAAAACGTTTAAAttccatttcttcttcttctttcttttaagCCAAGTAAAGTGGctaaaattaaactaataacATCACAGATTGGCAAAATGTTCCAACATTCACTTGGTAACttgatctgaactttgacttgagtttttcagtttctaaaaACTCTCAAAATCATAGTGTGATATTTTTATGGCCACGAATGATATAGCTTTACTTCATCTCACACACAGACAATTCTTGAATGAATGTGCACCCTTATTTCTGCTGCTCCACATAGACTGAACTGTTGAGATGTTGAAATCCAACCCATTACCTTTGTCTCGTA is drawn from Xiphophorus hellerii strain 12219 chromosome 15, Xiphophorus_hellerii-4.1, whole genome shotgun sequence and contains these coding sequences:
- the LOC116734484 gene encoding phospholipase ABHD3-like isoform X1, producing MYLSSVELWRTYWESVSRPYTVFICSVTAALYYLWGRKCETPALICTEAFSVFLKKHCPVVAERFHPTPWCWGGRVQTLVCALLKSRPSVCYRNELIRTLDGGQISLDWVDNHMSETYPESCVRPTVLILPGLTGNSQQPYVLHAVSQATRRGYRCVVFNNRGVGGEELLTPVTYCAANTSDLEQVVQHVKGLYPQAPVLGAGVSLGGMILLNYLARKRTESGMVAGITISVAWDALKSSDSMEEPLNWLLFNKHLTNGLRQKVTRHRKILEKVVDVDYVLKARTIREFDERFTSHVFGYKSCVDYYHDASPAKKLPHTAVPILCLNAADDPFSPQSTFPVSIVQTLPNVALLLTAHGGHIAFLEGLFPRGESYMERLFGQFVQAVFEHPKDIKRACGMAKDESNQQHSDVGEKPIRDVSSQ
- the LOC116734484 gene encoding phospholipase ABHD3-like isoform X2; translation: MKTPALICTEAFSVFLKKHCPVVAERFHPTPWCWGGRVQTLVCALLKSRPSVCYRNELIRTLDGGQISLDWVDNHMSETYPESCVRPTVLILPGLTGNSQQPYVLHAVSQATRRGYRCVVFNNRGVGGEELLTPVTYCAANTSDLEQVVQHVKGLYPQAPVLGAGVSLGGMILLNYLARKRTESGMVAGITISVAWDALKSSDSMEEPLNWLLFNKHLTNGLRQKVTRHRKILEKVVDVDYVLKARTIREFDERFTSHVFGYKSCVDYYHDASPAKKLPHTAVPILCLNAADDPFSPQSTFPVSIVQTLPNVALLLTAHGGHIAFLEGLFPRGESYMERLFGQFVQAVFEHPKDIKRACGMAKDESNQQHSDVGEKPIRDVSSQ